From the Chryseobacterium fluminis genome, the window ATCGGTCTTTGGCTGATTGTCTTTTTTTTAATTAATTTTCACTAAATTCTCAGCATGAAAAATTTGAAAATATTCTTCATTATATTAATTCCGTCTTTATTTTATTCTCAGAAAATTCGGGTTTTTATTTTAGCCGGGCAATCCAATATGAACGGTTTCGGGTATAATAAGGATCTGCCGGGTAATTTGAAAAATTTTAAAGATGTATATATTTTTCAGGGAAATTCTGTCCCGGACGGAGACGTAAATGGAGGAACAGGAAAATGGGAAATGTTGAAACCCGGACATGGAACAGGATTCAGAACGGATGGAATAATCAATACGCTTTCCGATCGTTTCGGACCTGAGCTGTCTTTTGCTAAAAGAATAAAAGAACGCTTTCCGAATGATAAAATTGCACTCATTAAATATGCAAGGGAAGGGACTTCTATCGACAGTCTTGCTGCTGCCGGTTTTGGCTGCTGGGATGCAGACTTCAATGGCAAAAACGGAATCAATCAGTATGATCACTTTTTAAAAACAGTAAAAAATGCTTTGGCGGAATCAGATATCGACGGCAATGGTAAGAAAGA encodes:
- a CDS encoding sialate O-acetylesterase, which gives rise to MKNLKIFFIILIPSLFYSQKIRVFILAGQSNMNGFGYNKDLPGNLKNFKDVYIFQGNSVPDGDVNGGTGKWEMLKPGHGTGFRTDGIINTLSDRFGPELSFAKRIKERFPNDKIALIKYAREGTSIDSLAAAGFGCWDADFNGKNGINQYDHFLKTVKNALAESDIDGNGKKDEIIPSGILWMQGESDAGLSEEIAAHYYSHLKTLMNQMRAAMLADDLPVVIGKISDSGKNEKGKVWPMGELVQFAQEKFVKEDRKAAIVRSTVKYNYGNDPWHYDSAGYLDLGSNFAEAVFRLIIK